In Equus caballus isolate H_3958 breed thoroughbred chromosome 25, TB-T2T, whole genome shotgun sequence, one DNA window encodes the following:
- the PHYHD1 gene encoding phytanoyl-CoA dioxygenase domain-containing protein 1 isoform X1 codes for MTGLSPSQLQKPQNERSGVPGGWIPGAGRILVCRGVCGPATEDWPDSGRDGCPSPLPCGISSSHPQQGRRAAENPGPAVTPCRCLSPSDTPSPQDNTEYFLSSGDKIRFFFEKGVFDEKGNCLVPLEKSINKIDHALHAHDPVFKGATHSSKVQAVARSLGFHMPVVVQSMYIFKQPRIGGKVPAHQDATFLYTEPLGRLLGLWIALEDTTVENGCLWFIPGSHTSGVSRRMVRTPAGSMTGISIRGSDPAWDNSLYVPTEVGRGSLILIHGEVVHKSEQNLSDRSRHVYTFHLMEASGTVWSPENWLQPTAELPFPPLYT; via the exons ATGACCGGCCTGAGCCCCTCACAGCTCCAGAAG CCTCAGAATGAGAGGAGTGGAG TTCCAGGAGGATGGATTCCTGGTGCTGGAAGGATTCTTGTCTGCAGAGGAGTGTGTGGCCCTGCAACAGAGGATTGGCCAGATAGTGGCCGAGATGGATGTCCCTCCCCACTGCCGTGCGGAATTTCCTCCTCGCATCCTCAACAAGGCAGAAGAGCAGCAGAAAACCCAG GCCCAGCTGTGACCCCGTGTCGCTGTCTCAGTCCCTCTGATACCCCCTCTCCACAGGACAACACAGAGTATTTCTTGAGCAGCGGCGACAAGATTCGATTCTTCTTTGAGAAAGGTGTTTTTGACGAGAAAG GAAATTGCCTAGTCCCTCTGGAGAAATCCATCAACAAAATTGACCACG CTCTGCACGCCCACGACCCTGTCTTCAAGGGTGCCACCCACTCCTCCAAGGTGCAG gCCGTGGCCAGAAGTCTGGGCTTCCATATGCCTGTCGTGGTGCAGAGCATGTACATCTTTAAG CAACCTCGTATTGGAGGCAAAG TCCCTGCCCACCAGGATGCCACCTTCCTGTACACGGAGCCCCTGGGCCGGTTGCTGGGTTTGTGGATCGCACTGGAGGACACCACGGTGGAGAACGGCTGCCTCTGGTTCATCCCTGGCTCCCACACCA GTGGAGTGTCCAGAAGGATGGTCCGGACCCCTgctggttccatgactgggatcTCCATCCGGGGATCAGACCCAGCCTGGGACAACAGCCTCTATGTGCCCACAGAAGTGGGGAGAG GATCCCTCATCCTAATTCATGGAGAAGTGGTGCACAAGAGCGAGCAGAACCTGTCTGACCGCTCGCGCCATGTCTACACTTTCCATCTCATGGAAGCCTCTGGCACCGTCTGGAGCCCAGAGAACTG GCTCCAGCCAACAGCTGAGCTGCCCTTTCCCCCACTGTACACCTAA
- the PHYHD1 gene encoding phytanoyl-CoA dioxygenase domain-containing protein 1 isoform X6, with product MTGLSPSQLQKPQNERSGVPGGWIPGAGRILVCRGVCGPATEDWPDSGRDGCPSPLPCGISSSHPQQGRRAAENPGGHLGQDNTEYFLSSGDKIRFFFEKGVFDEKALHAHDPVFKGATHSSKVQAVARSLGFHMPVVVQSMYIFKQPRIGGKVPAHQDATFLYTEPLGRLLGLWIALEDTTVENGCLWFIPGSHTSGVSRRMVRTPAGSMTGISIRGSDPAWDNSLYVPTEVGRGSLILIHGEVVHKSEQNLSDRSRHVYTFHLMEASGTVWSPENWLQPTAELPFPPLYT from the exons ATGACCGGCCTGAGCCCCTCACAGCTCCAGAAG CCTCAGAATGAGAGGAGTGGAG TTCCAGGAGGATGGATTCCTGGTGCTGGAAGGATTCTTGTCTGCAGAGGAGTGTGTGGCCCTGCAACAGAGGATTGGCCAGATAGTGGCCGAGATGGATGTCCCTCCCCACTGCCGTGCGGAATTTCCTCCTCGCATCCTCAACAAGGCAGAAGAGCAGCAGAAAACCCAGGTGGGCACCTGGGGCAG GACAACACAGAGTATTTCTTGAGCAGCGGCGACAAGATTCGATTCTTCTTTGAGAAAGGTGTTTTTGACGAGAAAG CTCTGCACGCCCACGACCCTGTCTTCAAGGGTGCCACCCACTCCTCCAAGGTGCAG gCCGTGGCCAGAAGTCTGGGCTTCCATATGCCTGTCGTGGTGCAGAGCATGTACATCTTTAAG CAACCTCGTATTGGAGGCAAAG TCCCTGCCCACCAGGATGCCACCTTCCTGTACACGGAGCCCCTGGGCCGGTTGCTGGGTTTGTGGATCGCACTGGAGGACACCACGGTGGAGAACGGCTGCCTCTGGTTCATCCCTGGCTCCCACACCA GTGGAGTGTCCAGAAGGATGGTCCGGACCCCTgctggttccatgactgggatcTCCATCCGGGGATCAGACCCAGCCTGGGACAACAGCCTCTATGTGCCCACAGAAGTGGGGAGAG GATCCCTCATCCTAATTCATGGAGAAGTGGTGCACAAGAGCGAGCAGAACCTGTCTGACCGCTCGCGCCATGTCTACACTTTCCATCTCATGGAAGCCTCTGGCACCGTCTGGAGCCCAGAGAACTG GCTCCAGCCAACAGCTGAGCTGCCCTTTCCCCCACTGTACACCTAA
- the PHYHD1 gene encoding phytanoyl-CoA dioxygenase domain-containing protein 1 isoform X11 gives MDVPPHCRAEFPPRILNKAEEQQKTQDNTEYFLSSGDKIRFFFEKGVFDEKALHAHDPVFKGATHSSKVQAVARSLGFHMPVVVQSMYIFKQPRIGGKVPAHQDATFLYTEPLGRLLGLWIALEDTTVENGCLWFIPGSHTSGVSRRMVRTPAGSMTGISIRGSDPAWDNSLYVPTEVGRGSLILIHGEVVHKSEQNLSDRSRHVYTFHLMEASGTVWSPENWLQPTAELPFPPLYT, from the exons ATGGATGTCCCTCCCCACTGCCGTGCGGAATTTCCTCCTCGCATCCTCAACAAGGCAGAAGAGCAGCAGAAAACCCAG GACAACACAGAGTATTTCTTGAGCAGCGGCGACAAGATTCGATTCTTCTTTGAGAAAGGTGTTTTTGACGAGAAAG CTCTGCACGCCCACGACCCTGTCTTCAAGGGTGCCACCCACTCCTCCAAGGTGCAG gCCGTGGCCAGAAGTCTGGGCTTCCATATGCCTGTCGTGGTGCAGAGCATGTACATCTTTAAG CAACCTCGTATTGGAGGCAAAG TCCCTGCCCACCAGGATGCCACCTTCCTGTACACGGAGCCCCTGGGCCGGTTGCTGGGTTTGTGGATCGCACTGGAGGACACCACGGTGGAGAACGGCTGCCTCTGGTTCATCCCTGGCTCCCACACCA GTGGAGTGTCCAGAAGGATGGTCCGGACCCCTgctggttccatgactgggatcTCCATCCGGGGATCAGACCCAGCCTGGGACAACAGCCTCTATGTGCCCACAGAAGTGGGGAGAG GATCCCTCATCCTAATTCATGGAGAAGTGGTGCACAAGAGCGAGCAGAACCTGTCTGACCGCTCGCGCCATGTCTACACTTTCCATCTCATGGAAGCCTCTGGCACCGTCTGGAGCCCAGAGAACTG GCTCCAGCCAACAGCTGAGCTGCCCTTTCCCCCACTGTACACCTAA
- the PHYHD1 gene encoding phytanoyl-CoA dioxygenase domain-containing protein 1 isoform X9 — protein MSLPTAVRNFLLASSTRQKSSRKPRWAPGAGPAVTPCRCLSPSDTPSPQDNTEYFLSSGDKIRFFFEKGVFDEKGNCLVPLEKSINKIDHALHAHDPVFKGATHSSKVQAVARSLGFHMPVVVQSMYIFKQPRIGGKVPAHQDATFLYTEPLGRLLGLWIALEDTTVENGCLWFIPGSHTSGVSRRMVRTPAGSMTGISIRGSDPAWDNSLYVPTEVGRGSLILIHGEVVHKSEQNLSDRSRHVYTFHLMEASGTVWSPENWLQPTAELPFPPLYT, from the exons ATGTCCCTCCCCACTGCCGTGCGGAATTTCCTCCTCGCATCCTCAACAAGGCAGAAGAGCAGCAGAAAACCCAGGTGGGCACCTGGGGCAG GCCCAGCTGTGACCCCGTGTCGCTGTCTCAGTCCCTCTGATACCCCCTCTCCACAGGACAACACAGAGTATTTCTTGAGCAGCGGCGACAAGATTCGATTCTTCTTTGAGAAAGGTGTTTTTGACGAGAAAG GAAATTGCCTAGTCCCTCTGGAGAAATCCATCAACAAAATTGACCACG CTCTGCACGCCCACGACCCTGTCTTCAAGGGTGCCACCCACTCCTCCAAGGTGCAG gCCGTGGCCAGAAGTCTGGGCTTCCATATGCCTGTCGTGGTGCAGAGCATGTACATCTTTAAG CAACCTCGTATTGGAGGCAAAG TCCCTGCCCACCAGGATGCCACCTTCCTGTACACGGAGCCCCTGGGCCGGTTGCTGGGTTTGTGGATCGCACTGGAGGACACCACGGTGGAGAACGGCTGCCTCTGGTTCATCCCTGGCTCCCACACCA GTGGAGTGTCCAGAAGGATGGTCCGGACCCCTgctggttccatgactgggatcTCCATCCGGGGATCAGACCCAGCCTGGGACAACAGCCTCTATGTGCCCACAGAAGTGGGGAGAG GATCCCTCATCCTAATTCATGGAGAAGTGGTGCACAAGAGCGAGCAGAACCTGTCTGACCGCTCGCGCCATGTCTACACTTTCCATCTCATGGAAGCCTCTGGCACCGTCTGGAGCCCAGAGAACTG GCTCCAGCCAACAGCTGAGCTGCCCTTTCCCCCACTGTACACCTAA
- the PHYHD1 gene encoding phytanoyl-CoA dioxygenase domain-containing protein 1 isoform X8: MTGLSPSQLQKFQEDGFLVLEGFLSAEECVALQQRIGQIVAEMDVPPHCRAEFPPRILNKAEEQQKTQDNTEYFLSSGDKIRFFFEKGVFDEKALHAHDPVFKGATHSSKVQAVARSLGFHMPVVVQSMYIFKQPRIGGKVPAHQDATFLYTEPLGRLLGLWIALEDTTVENGCLWFIPGSHTSGVSRRMVRTPAGSMTGISIRGSDPAWDNSLYVPTEVGRGSLILIHGEVVHKSEQNLSDRSRHVYTFHLMEASGTVWSPENWLQPTAELPFPPLYT, encoded by the exons ATGACCGGCCTGAGCCCCTCACAGCTCCAGAAG TTCCAGGAGGATGGATTCCTGGTGCTGGAAGGATTCTTGTCTGCAGAGGAGTGTGTGGCCCTGCAACAGAGGATTGGCCAGATAGTGGCCGAGATGGATGTCCCTCCCCACTGCCGTGCGGAATTTCCTCCTCGCATCCTCAACAAGGCAGAAGAGCAGCAGAAAACCCAG GACAACACAGAGTATTTCTTGAGCAGCGGCGACAAGATTCGATTCTTCTTTGAGAAAGGTGTTTTTGACGAGAAAG CTCTGCACGCCCACGACCCTGTCTTCAAGGGTGCCACCCACTCCTCCAAGGTGCAG gCCGTGGCCAGAAGTCTGGGCTTCCATATGCCTGTCGTGGTGCAGAGCATGTACATCTTTAAG CAACCTCGTATTGGAGGCAAAG TCCCTGCCCACCAGGATGCCACCTTCCTGTACACGGAGCCCCTGGGCCGGTTGCTGGGTTTGTGGATCGCACTGGAGGACACCACGGTGGAGAACGGCTGCCTCTGGTTCATCCCTGGCTCCCACACCA GTGGAGTGTCCAGAAGGATGGTCCGGACCCCTgctggttccatgactgggatcTCCATCCGGGGATCAGACCCAGCCTGGGACAACAGCCTCTATGTGCCCACAGAAGTGGGGAGAG GATCCCTCATCCTAATTCATGGAGAAGTGGTGCACAAGAGCGAGCAGAACCTGTCTGACCGCTCGCGCCATGTCTACACTTTCCATCTCATGGAAGCCTCTGGCACCGTCTGGAGCCCAGAGAACTG GCTCCAGCCAACAGCTGAGCTGCCCTTTCCCCCACTGTACACCTAA
- the PHYHD1 gene encoding phytanoyl-CoA dioxygenase domain-containing protein 1 isoform X3, translating into MTGLSPSQLQKPQNERSGVPGGWIPGAGRILVCRGVCGPATEDWPDSGRDGCPSPLPCGISSSHPQQGRRAAENPGPAVTPCRCLSPSDTPSPQDNTEYFLSSGDKIRFFFEKGVFDEKALHAHDPVFKGATHSSKVQAVARSLGFHMPVVVQSMYIFKQPRIGGKVPAHQDATFLYTEPLGRLLGLWIALEDTTVENGCLWFIPGSHTSGVSRRMVRTPAGSMTGISIRGSDPAWDNSLYVPTEVGRGSLILIHGEVVHKSEQNLSDRSRHVYTFHLMEASGTVWSPENWLQPTAELPFPPLYT; encoded by the exons ATGACCGGCCTGAGCCCCTCACAGCTCCAGAAG CCTCAGAATGAGAGGAGTGGAG TTCCAGGAGGATGGATTCCTGGTGCTGGAAGGATTCTTGTCTGCAGAGGAGTGTGTGGCCCTGCAACAGAGGATTGGCCAGATAGTGGCCGAGATGGATGTCCCTCCCCACTGCCGTGCGGAATTTCCTCCTCGCATCCTCAACAAGGCAGAAGAGCAGCAGAAAACCCAG GCCCAGCTGTGACCCCGTGTCGCTGTCTCAGTCCCTCTGATACCCCCTCTCCACAGGACAACACAGAGTATTTCTTGAGCAGCGGCGACAAGATTCGATTCTTCTTTGAGAAAGGTGTTTTTGACGAGAAAG CTCTGCACGCCCACGACCCTGTCTTCAAGGGTGCCACCCACTCCTCCAAGGTGCAG gCCGTGGCCAGAAGTCTGGGCTTCCATATGCCTGTCGTGGTGCAGAGCATGTACATCTTTAAG CAACCTCGTATTGGAGGCAAAG TCCCTGCCCACCAGGATGCCACCTTCCTGTACACGGAGCCCCTGGGCCGGTTGCTGGGTTTGTGGATCGCACTGGAGGACACCACGGTGGAGAACGGCTGCCTCTGGTTCATCCCTGGCTCCCACACCA GTGGAGTGTCCAGAAGGATGGTCCGGACCCCTgctggttccatgactgggatcTCCATCCGGGGATCAGACCCAGCCTGGGACAACAGCCTCTATGTGCCCACAGAAGTGGGGAGAG GATCCCTCATCCTAATTCATGGAGAAGTGGTGCACAAGAGCGAGCAGAACCTGTCTGACCGCTCGCGCCATGTCTACACTTTCCATCTCATGGAAGCCTCTGGCACCGTCTGGAGCCCAGAGAACTG GCTCCAGCCAACAGCTGAGCTGCCCTTTCCCCCACTGTACACCTAA
- the PHYHD1 gene encoding phytanoyl-CoA dioxygenase domain-containing protein 1 isoform X5: MRGVEASQNKFQEDGFLVLEGFLSAEECVALQQRIGQIVAEMDVPPHCRAEFPPRILNKAEEQQKTQDNTEYFLSSGDKIRFFFEKGVFDEKGNCLVPLEKSINKIDHALHAHDPVFKGATHSSKVQAVARSLGFHMPVVVQSMYIFKQPRIGGKVPAHQDATFLYTEPLGRLLGLWIALEDTTVENGCLWFIPGSHTSGVSRRMVRTPAGSMTGISIRGSDPAWDNSLYVPTEVGRGSLILIHGEVVHKSEQNLSDRSRHVYTFHLMEASGTVWSPENWLQPTAELPFPPLYT; the protein is encoded by the exons ATGAGAGGAGTGGAGGCAAGTCAGAATAAG TTCCAGGAGGATGGATTCCTGGTGCTGGAAGGATTCTTGTCTGCAGAGGAGTGTGTGGCCCTGCAACAGAGGATTGGCCAGATAGTGGCCGAGATGGATGTCCCTCCCCACTGCCGTGCGGAATTTCCTCCTCGCATCCTCAACAAGGCAGAAGAGCAGCAGAAAACCCAG GACAACACAGAGTATTTCTTGAGCAGCGGCGACAAGATTCGATTCTTCTTTGAGAAAGGTGTTTTTGACGAGAAAG GAAATTGCCTAGTCCCTCTGGAGAAATCCATCAACAAAATTGACCACG CTCTGCACGCCCACGACCCTGTCTTCAAGGGTGCCACCCACTCCTCCAAGGTGCAG gCCGTGGCCAGAAGTCTGGGCTTCCATATGCCTGTCGTGGTGCAGAGCATGTACATCTTTAAG CAACCTCGTATTGGAGGCAAAG TCCCTGCCCACCAGGATGCCACCTTCCTGTACACGGAGCCCCTGGGCCGGTTGCTGGGTTTGTGGATCGCACTGGAGGACACCACGGTGGAGAACGGCTGCCTCTGGTTCATCCCTGGCTCCCACACCA GTGGAGTGTCCAGAAGGATGGTCCGGACCCCTgctggttccatgactgggatcTCCATCCGGGGATCAGACCCAGCCTGGGACAACAGCCTCTATGTGCCCACAGAAGTGGGGAGAG GATCCCTCATCCTAATTCATGGAGAAGTGGTGCACAAGAGCGAGCAGAACCTGTCTGACCGCTCGCGCCATGTCTACACTTTCCATCTCATGGAAGCCTCTGGCACCGTCTGGAGCCCAGAGAACTG GCTCCAGCCAACAGCTGAGCTGCCCTTTCCCCCACTGTACACCTAA
- the PHYHD1 gene encoding phytanoyl-CoA dioxygenase domain-containing protein 1 isoform X10 produces MDVPPHCRAEFPPRILNKAEEQQKTQDNTEYFLSSGDKIRFFFEKGVFDEKGNCLVPLEKSINKIDHALHAHDPVFKGATHSSKVQAVARSLGFHMPVVVQSMYIFKQPRIGGKVPAHQDATFLYTEPLGRLLGLWIALEDTTVENGCLWFIPGSHTSGVSRRMVRTPAGSMTGISIRGSDPAWDNSLYVPTEVGRGSLILIHGEVVHKSEQNLSDRSRHVYTFHLMEASGTVWSPENWLQPTAELPFPPLYT; encoded by the exons ATGGATGTCCCTCCCCACTGCCGTGCGGAATTTCCTCCTCGCATCCTCAACAAGGCAGAAGAGCAGCAGAAAACCCAG GACAACACAGAGTATTTCTTGAGCAGCGGCGACAAGATTCGATTCTTCTTTGAGAAAGGTGTTTTTGACGAGAAAG GAAATTGCCTAGTCCCTCTGGAGAAATCCATCAACAAAATTGACCACG CTCTGCACGCCCACGACCCTGTCTTCAAGGGTGCCACCCACTCCTCCAAGGTGCAG gCCGTGGCCAGAAGTCTGGGCTTCCATATGCCTGTCGTGGTGCAGAGCATGTACATCTTTAAG CAACCTCGTATTGGAGGCAAAG TCCCTGCCCACCAGGATGCCACCTTCCTGTACACGGAGCCCCTGGGCCGGTTGCTGGGTTTGTGGATCGCACTGGAGGACACCACGGTGGAGAACGGCTGCCTCTGGTTCATCCCTGGCTCCCACACCA GTGGAGTGTCCAGAAGGATGGTCCGGACCCCTgctggttccatgactgggatcTCCATCCGGGGATCAGACCCAGCCTGGGACAACAGCCTCTATGTGCCCACAGAAGTGGGGAGAG GATCCCTCATCCTAATTCATGGAGAAGTGGTGCACAAGAGCGAGCAGAACCTGTCTGACCGCTCGCGCCATGTCTACACTTTCCATCTCATGGAAGCCTCTGGCACCGTCTGGAGCCCAGAGAACTG GCTCCAGCCAACAGCTGAGCTGCCCTTTCCCCCACTGTACACCTAA
- the PHYHD1 gene encoding phytanoyl-CoA dioxygenase domain-containing protein 1 isoform X4 yields the protein MTGLSPSQLQKFQEDGFLVLEGFLSAEECVALQQRIGQIVAEMDVPPHCRAEFPPRILNKAEEQQKTQDNTEYFLSSGDKIRFFFEKGVFDEKGNCLVPLEKSINKIDHALHAHDPVFKGATHSSKVQAVARSLGFHMPVVVQSMYIFKQPRIGGKVPAHQDATFLYTEPLGRLLGLWIALEDTTVENGCLWFIPGSHTSGVSRRMVRTPAGSMTGISIRGSDPAWDNSLYVPTEVGRGSLILIHGEVVHKSEQNLSDRSRHVYTFHLMEASGTVWSPENWLQPTAELPFPPLYT from the exons ATGACCGGCCTGAGCCCCTCACAGCTCCAGAAG TTCCAGGAGGATGGATTCCTGGTGCTGGAAGGATTCTTGTCTGCAGAGGAGTGTGTGGCCCTGCAACAGAGGATTGGCCAGATAGTGGCCGAGATGGATGTCCCTCCCCACTGCCGTGCGGAATTTCCTCCTCGCATCCTCAACAAGGCAGAAGAGCAGCAGAAAACCCAG GACAACACAGAGTATTTCTTGAGCAGCGGCGACAAGATTCGATTCTTCTTTGAGAAAGGTGTTTTTGACGAGAAAG GAAATTGCCTAGTCCCTCTGGAGAAATCCATCAACAAAATTGACCACG CTCTGCACGCCCACGACCCTGTCTTCAAGGGTGCCACCCACTCCTCCAAGGTGCAG gCCGTGGCCAGAAGTCTGGGCTTCCATATGCCTGTCGTGGTGCAGAGCATGTACATCTTTAAG CAACCTCGTATTGGAGGCAAAG TCCCTGCCCACCAGGATGCCACCTTCCTGTACACGGAGCCCCTGGGCCGGTTGCTGGGTTTGTGGATCGCACTGGAGGACACCACGGTGGAGAACGGCTGCCTCTGGTTCATCCCTGGCTCCCACACCA GTGGAGTGTCCAGAAGGATGGTCCGGACCCCTgctggttccatgactgggatcTCCATCCGGGGATCAGACCCAGCCTGGGACAACAGCCTCTATGTGCCCACAGAAGTGGGGAGAG GATCCCTCATCCTAATTCATGGAGAAGTGGTGCACAAGAGCGAGCAGAACCTGTCTGACCGCTCGCGCCATGTCTACACTTTCCATCTCATGGAAGCCTCTGGCACCGTCTGGAGCCCAGAGAACTG GCTCCAGCCAACAGCTGAGCTGCCCTTTCCCCCACTGTACACCTAA
- the PHYHD1 gene encoding phytanoyl-CoA dioxygenase domain-containing protein 1 isoform X7, with product MRGVEFQEDGFLVLEGFLSAEECVALQQRIGQIVAEMDVPPHCRAEFPPRILNKAEEQQKTQDNTEYFLSSGDKIRFFFEKGVFDEKGNCLVPLEKSINKIDHALHAHDPVFKGATHSSKVQAVARSLGFHMPVVVQSMYIFKQPRIGGKVPAHQDATFLYTEPLGRLLGLWIALEDTTVENGCLWFIPGSHTSGVSRRMVRTPAGSMTGISIRGSDPAWDNSLYVPTEVGRGSLILIHGEVVHKSEQNLSDRSRHVYTFHLMEASGTVWSPENWLQPTAELPFPPLYT from the exons ATGAGAGGAGTGGAG TTCCAGGAGGATGGATTCCTGGTGCTGGAAGGATTCTTGTCTGCAGAGGAGTGTGTGGCCCTGCAACAGAGGATTGGCCAGATAGTGGCCGAGATGGATGTCCCTCCCCACTGCCGTGCGGAATTTCCTCCTCGCATCCTCAACAAGGCAGAAGAGCAGCAGAAAACCCAG GACAACACAGAGTATTTCTTGAGCAGCGGCGACAAGATTCGATTCTTCTTTGAGAAAGGTGTTTTTGACGAGAAAG GAAATTGCCTAGTCCCTCTGGAGAAATCCATCAACAAAATTGACCACG CTCTGCACGCCCACGACCCTGTCTTCAAGGGTGCCACCCACTCCTCCAAGGTGCAG gCCGTGGCCAGAAGTCTGGGCTTCCATATGCCTGTCGTGGTGCAGAGCATGTACATCTTTAAG CAACCTCGTATTGGAGGCAAAG TCCCTGCCCACCAGGATGCCACCTTCCTGTACACGGAGCCCCTGGGCCGGTTGCTGGGTTTGTGGATCGCACTGGAGGACACCACGGTGGAGAACGGCTGCCTCTGGTTCATCCCTGGCTCCCACACCA GTGGAGTGTCCAGAAGGATGGTCCGGACCCCTgctggttccatgactgggatcTCCATCCGGGGATCAGACCCAGCCTGGGACAACAGCCTCTATGTGCCCACAGAAGTGGGGAGAG GATCCCTCATCCTAATTCATGGAGAAGTGGTGCACAAGAGCGAGCAGAACCTGTCTGACCGCTCGCGCCATGTCTACACTTTCCATCTCATGGAAGCCTCTGGCACCGTCTGGAGCCCAGAGAACTG GCTCCAGCCAACAGCTGAGCTGCCCTTTCCCCCACTGTACACCTAA
- the PHYHD1 gene encoding phytanoyl-CoA dioxygenase domain-containing protein 1 isoform X2, translating to MTGLSPSQLQKPQNERSGVPGGWIPGAGRILVCRGVCGPATEDWPDSGRDGCPSPLPCGISSSHPQQGRRAAENPGGHLGQDNTEYFLSSGDKIRFFFEKGVFDEKGNCLVPLEKSINKIDHALHAHDPVFKGATHSSKVQAVARSLGFHMPVVVQSMYIFKQPRIGGKVPAHQDATFLYTEPLGRLLGLWIALEDTTVENGCLWFIPGSHTSGVSRRMVRTPAGSMTGISIRGSDPAWDNSLYVPTEVGRGSLILIHGEVVHKSEQNLSDRSRHVYTFHLMEASGTVWSPENWLQPTAELPFPPLYT from the exons ATGACCGGCCTGAGCCCCTCACAGCTCCAGAAG CCTCAGAATGAGAGGAGTGGAG TTCCAGGAGGATGGATTCCTGGTGCTGGAAGGATTCTTGTCTGCAGAGGAGTGTGTGGCCCTGCAACAGAGGATTGGCCAGATAGTGGCCGAGATGGATGTCCCTCCCCACTGCCGTGCGGAATTTCCTCCTCGCATCCTCAACAAGGCAGAAGAGCAGCAGAAAACCCAGGTGGGCACCTGGGGCAG GACAACACAGAGTATTTCTTGAGCAGCGGCGACAAGATTCGATTCTTCTTTGAGAAAGGTGTTTTTGACGAGAAAG GAAATTGCCTAGTCCCTCTGGAGAAATCCATCAACAAAATTGACCACG CTCTGCACGCCCACGACCCTGTCTTCAAGGGTGCCACCCACTCCTCCAAGGTGCAG gCCGTGGCCAGAAGTCTGGGCTTCCATATGCCTGTCGTGGTGCAGAGCATGTACATCTTTAAG CAACCTCGTATTGGAGGCAAAG TCCCTGCCCACCAGGATGCCACCTTCCTGTACACGGAGCCCCTGGGCCGGTTGCTGGGTTTGTGGATCGCACTGGAGGACACCACGGTGGAGAACGGCTGCCTCTGGTTCATCCCTGGCTCCCACACCA GTGGAGTGTCCAGAAGGATGGTCCGGACCCCTgctggttccatgactgggatcTCCATCCGGGGATCAGACCCAGCCTGGGACAACAGCCTCTATGTGCCCACAGAAGTGGGGAGAG GATCCCTCATCCTAATTCATGGAGAAGTGGTGCACAAGAGCGAGCAGAACCTGTCTGACCGCTCGCGCCATGTCTACACTTTCCATCTCATGGAAGCCTCTGGCACCGTCTGGAGCCCAGAGAACTG GCTCCAGCCAACAGCTGAGCTGCCCTTTCCCCCACTGTACACCTAA